The region CTGGGTAGGAaccaggaacaggaagtcagtCTCAATGTCAGCCACTGTCTTCTTCACCACAGCTTGTTCTGGAGCTGACCCCCAGTGAGCCGAGTAAATGCCAAAGGCGGAGTCGACGGCAGCGCTGCCCTTCTCTTTGGTGAGACCCGCCAGGAGCCCCCTCACCTGAGAGCTGATGAGGGACCACCACAATCAAACAATCAGGAACTTGTGACAGCAGTAGGGTCTTTCTGACAGAGCCACTATGTCTGTGCTCTTCTTCCAGGAACAGGGTCTTGGTTCTGCTCAGTACTCACACTGTGGTTTCATTCCTAGTGTTGATGTTTGGAACATCCACTCCAGCAAAGAAGTGACCGTCCATGCTGTTTACGCCTGCCATGTAGTCAAAGCGTGCAGCATTGTGAAAAAGCCTGCTGGGATTATCGGGGATGAAGTCCCCATCCACCACCGGAGCCAGTTCTAGCAGATCCATGACAACACCTGGGAGAGGTAATGGAGGGAACGGAGCCTGAGGTTAGCTGGATTTATACCAAGTCCATAGATTTAATAACAAATAGTTAGTAATTAtagttgatttttaaaaaaaatagatttattttttcagttttgaagTAAAACAGTTTATATCTGTGTGTCTGAGAAGCTTCAGGACGATGATCTAAAGTGCTCAGGGCACCCAATAGGGGGGTTGGTGATGACTCTTTGTCTCTGTATTGCTCCTGCTCTGACCTTTTCCCAGAAGAAGCAACACGTCAATTTTCCCAGCCATGGTAAGACCACTGGGGTCACTCATTTTCAGGCAGGTCAACATCTCATCTTcattgctcctccagcagcccaCCTTCCGAGCGATCTGCACAGAGCAGGTTCACGGAAGTCATGGTGAGCATCAATGGTGGTGATGAAATCAACAAGAACACAGGTGGTTCTACCTTCTTGGTGAGAGCCATGGGGTTCTTCTGCAGAGCCCAGGGGCTGAGTGCCACGCCACACTGTGAGATGGCTCTGCGGAACAATCCTCTACTGTAGGGAGACAACATCTGAAAGAGAAATTGGGATTATTCCTTTCATCCACAGCAGCACCTCTCTGCCACACCAGTGAGTCCCCCAACCCTAAACCAAAGACCAGTCAGAAAACCCCACCAAAGATCTGACTGGTCTGActaacccatccatccatccatccatccatccatccatccatccatccatccatccatccatccatccatccatccatctatccatccatccatccatccatccctccctccctccctccatctccccattcctccatctccccattcctccatccatcatacGTGGTTAATCTAGTTATTCACAATGATGATACCCTGGCTAGCATAGTCAATCTGTCATCAAAACTAAAGAAACACTGTCTGAGCATTTGCTGACTGGCTGGCAAGTTCAACGTTAGAAGCTTCTGACCTGGTAGCTGACACTGGCGGCTCCGGCTGATTGGCCAAAGATGGTGATGTTGTCAGGGTTTCCGCCAAATGCCCGGATGTTCCTACGGACCCAGGAAATGGCTGCATGCTGATCCCAGAGGCCATAGTTACCTGACAGGTAAGACAATCACtgccaaagaaaaaaagatttcctGCCAACTGGACTCGACCTCAAAGCACCAGTAACTTTTAGAACCTGCTCAAGAGAGGAAGGAACCAGCATTTTTCTGAAGCTGGTGTGGAACAATGAGGGAAAGCATGGGAGCTTTACATAAACAAACCTGGCAGCCGAGCATCTCCGGTGCTCAGGAAGCCTAGTGTACCGACCCTATAGTTCACAGTTACGACTATGACTCCACCCCTGTCGGCCATCTCCTTCCCATCATACAGGGAATCTCCAAGAACGGCCACATCATTGGATGCTCCAAGCAGAAAGGCTCCTCCAAACAGGTAGACCATCACAGGGAGGTTGGTGGAAACTGTCATCAACACAGAACGCTCCTGCTGTAAGCCACCATTTGCATTTTGGCTGCTAACAGCGGCAGCCTTGATGACAACATAGTCAACCAACTACAGCACAACACCAAAGCAATttattttacatgtgtgtgaatctgtgtgTTACCTTGACCCCCATGTGGAACAAAGATGTTCAGGTAAAGACAGTCCTCACTTCCTCTGGTCTTTGTCTGAAGCAGGTTCACCTGAAGGCAACGATCTTGAGCTTTTGTTGCCTTCAAGATTCCTGGAAAGGAGAGCACCGTGGTTATCTGGAAGTTTTTATATCAAACATCACATCTTTAATCTTCTCTTCAGAAATAGGTCAGCTGGACTTCTTAGTGAGTTTCAGGAAGATGTTTCTCCtttcatccaagaggcttcttctGCTCTAAGTGACTGGTTGAAATTCAAGGAAGCCCTGATAGTGATGTTCTTTCAATTTTAATAGAGACCATCactgaacagaggaggaggcttaGGCACCAGTTCTCATACAGCTTCAATGTTCTCCTGGGTTGCCTTTCCAGAAACGTTCACAGTCATAAGCACCCAACAGCACCTGATGAGTAGGAGGGTCGACACCCCTTCAAAATTGCTAATGACCATCAATGTCCACTAACAAGTGGATTCATTAAACCAGCACAGAATTCCACCAGTCACTCATGGctgaagaagcctcttggaAGAGAGAACAAACATCTTCAACAAACCACAAGAACATCCAATTGATGTGTGAAGCTGAAGAGAAAAGTTCTTCAACCTTGACAACTGAGAACATTCACCTACATCATCAGTGAGATTCATGAAATATCTAAACATCTGTTTTTGCTTCTGAAGGTCAGAGTCACTTACTGCTCCATCCTGGGTGAGCTTTTGGTTTCTCCCACCTTCTGGGGACATCAGCAAAGGGGACGCCTTTGAAGACCTCAACAGTCCTGAACAAGCCCATCCTGTGGGTCCTCCCCTCCACCAGCCCCGCCTCTGTCTGCACCACACCcagctacacacaaacacacacatacacagaaatACAgatacacagaaacacacacatagagtcagatacacacaaacacacacagatacaaacatacacacacagtacacacagtcacatacacacaaacacacacattcacacaaaaacagaTATACACACATGGATTCACACAAATTCAGATAGTCCGatcacacacatatatgcacacataGATACACACATGGATAggcataaatacacacagatacacacaagcacatgcagatacacacaaacatatgcagatacacacacaaatacacaccaaCATACAAATACAGATACATACGGACACatccagagacacacacacaaacacagatagcCAGATACACACAaatgaacacacatacacaaagagatacacaaacacacacagatacccACAAGCAcgcagatacagatacagacacacatacacagacacagaaacacacacagatacatacaaACACAGATAGTCAGATACACTCAcaggaatacacacaaacacacagatacacacagatacacagatAATCAgatagacacaaacacacatagatacagacatacacaaacacaaatagatacaaacacacacacacagatacaaacaaacacatagAGTCAGATATAGACAAACATAGATATACACATATGCAGATAGACACACAgatagacacaaacacacacacaaatacacacaaacacagatacgcacaaaacacacacataaatgcacacagaaacacagataaatacacacagagatacacaagcacagacagatacacacataaatacgcatacacacacgtacagttTAAAGATGGGTTCTAATTTGTTGATGGCCTGACAATGACTTCACTGACTCATGAATATTATCAGACTCACctttgctgatgttgctgcatCCAACCATAATGTCACCAAAACCACCAATAGCATCTTCattacctgtctgcctgctcaccTGCGTGTGTGCCCTTTCTCccctcctgctgtttttatgctGAGCCAGGGGAACCTGGAGGTGTGTCTTTCAGGTTCCCCTTGAGTCCATCAAACTTCATGAATCATTTTCAATGCTGAAAGTTCAGAAGACATGAAAGAACAGATCAAAGCCAAAAAATatgaaggatggaggaaggagTTTGTCAAGTTGTCCAGGGCGAAGGAGCACTcatttagaaacacacacatgagcacAGCAAGTGACCCTCAGGGTTAACCTGAGAACATGAGGGTGGTGAGAAGAGTCCCAGCTGCTCTTTACACTCAGTAAACAGGCTGATCACAGACTGTCCTGCTTCCAGCACTTCTCTACAAAGCTGCAACTTCTATTTATCCAACCAGTTCAAGCAGAAATGAACCTAGCATTTTATCAAGGCTGGTTATAAATGTTCTGAAAACGACCACAGCTTTACTAACAGGCTTCTGCACCACTTTACATGAATCATTTTGAATGATTTAGATTAAAAATCAATGTGGGTTCAGATCAGTTCGAAATTAAAGTGGTCACGCGTTTGACATCCAGACAAATTTACGTCCTGATAAAGTCAAGATGTAAATTTCCATAAGTTAACGACACGTTTGAGGGTCAACCTTGGTGAACACGTGACAACTGCAGGGCGTCAACTTACACAAGTGGGCGGAGTCTGATGTTGCTCAATATGGCTGCGCCCTGCCTCGATCAACAAGTCTGAAGGTAAAATACTTGTTCAAACTTCATGTTCATCGCTGAATTTTCCAGCTTCACCGTTGTCGGTGTCTTCGTGAGCTTTGGAACTTATCGGCTGGCTGCAGGCGGGGCAGTGACGCTGTCAGCCGGTCACTCAACTGCGAGTCGGCGTAGCAGTACGACGCTCCTACTGTTAacatgttagcttagcataactGCAGTTCAGCACGCAAACATTTAGCCCAAACGAAGCTAGCCGTAACTGTGACGTCAAAACCGTTACATAACAGCCTCTGACCGGCAGGCACTGACGTGTAAATCTTTAAACTGTAAAGGCATAAAAAATAGCTTGTTCAGTGAAACGCCTTATTAAATACAGTATTTTGAACGCTGTCACATTAACAacagaaactgtgtgtgtgcgcgcgtgtgcttaGTTGGACATATAACTATAGAAACATTCTGGGTGAACAACTTGGAATTTCCTTTAACATAATTCTACACAAGTGAGAGAAACGGATTCCAGCATTTAATTTTGGGACACTTCCACATGCTGGATCAGAACTGTACTCGACTGAGCCAAAGCCTTTCCAACAGTCTTCACAATTATTGGATGATAATTTCATGAAACTATTTCAACTCATTTACGTCCCCTTGCTCAgactcacgctcacacactggTGACAGAGGACATACAGGGTAACCTATGCTCATGAGGAATCCACATTCACATTCTGAAGATGCTGCTTCAGGAGCTGCTTCAGCCTTCAGTATCTTACTCAGAGACAAGTTGAGGGCTGGGATTGATCCAATGACCTTTGTAACACTCAAGAGAGCTTTGTTGTGATCAGGGTAAAAACATattgtgtgtgtccaggggTAAATCATGTCCAGGGAGCAGGTGAGTatcactgagctcctgctcCTAGTGGACAGTCCAGAACTTCTAGAGGTGGAGCAAGTCAGAGCAGAGCTGAATCAACTACTGAGTACAGGTGAGTATGCAGGTGCTCTGATAGGAGTTTGTGATAGTTTAGTGTGTATGGTACTGGCTGGGAAAGAGAACAGCTGTATTGTAACCTGCAGTGTCTCATGTCAGACAGAGGAGGTGCTGTTGTCTCATCACTGGTGGAGCATTACTTGGACTCCTCTTCATCTCAGGCCGTTGTTCTGTTGTCGTCCATCAGAGAACCTCATCATAAGGTTGtttcacacgcacgcacacacacacagcccacagcaGACTGAGGCATGCGATCTTCATCCTTCCAGATCCTGCTAGAGAAGCTGAATGAGTCTCTTAACAGACCTGGAAGCCGACTGGAGACTGTGACCCTGCTGGGTCACCTGGTGAGAAGGCAGCCTCCTTGGGTTCATCATATCAGCCGTTTGCCGCTCCTCACCACACTGCTGCGCTGCCTCAAGGTCCCCTGATAACATCGCACAGTACTCATAGAGATACTGCACATGGGCATATAAAGTCTCAAAGtctgcctgtccatctgtccatcccacAGACAGATGCAGATGTTGTGGTTTTGATCACAGCACTTTTGGTCCTCATCACTTTGTTACCCATGATCCCTCAGGCTGGGAAACAACACATCTTCGACTTTTTTGATGTGTTTGGACGACTAACTTCCTGGAGCTACAAAAATCCTGGTAAAAtacacacacgtaaacacatAAACATCTAAAAATCTAGCTCAGCGTTAACAAGCCAACTTTTGTGCAGTGTTGGGTGTAGTTACTTTGGGAAGTAGTTAATTAGTTTACAATGTtactacagtgggacctctacttacgaaattaattggttccggaagttgttttgtaacctgaaaattatgtaagtagagacgtgtttttaatgtaaatgccctaattcgttccaagcccccaaacattcggacatattttttttaataaatcataaaaactTGCTGTGCAACGTAGCCTTCATCAATCACCAATTGTTTGAATTTTTGCACAAGTTCTTCAGCCACTTTGTGGTCAGCGCTACATGCCTCACCATGGCGAAGAACAGAGTGAATTCC is a window of Takifugu flavidus isolate HTHZ2018 chromosome 5, ASM371156v2, whole genome shotgun sequence DNA encoding:
- the LOC130525892 gene encoding bile salt-activated lipase-like codes for the protein MKMLLVVLVTLWLDAATSAKLGVVQTEAGLVEGRTHRMGLFRTVEVFKGVPFADVPRRWEKPKAHPGWSRILKATKAQDRCLQVNLLQTKTRGSEDCLYLNIFVPHGGQVSTNLPVMVYLFGGAFLLGASNDVAVLGDSLYDGKEMADRGGVIVVTVNYRVGTLGFLSTGDARLPGNYGLWDQHAAISWVRRNIRAFGGNPDNITIFGQSAGAASVSYQMLSPYSRGLFRRAISQCGVALSPWALQKNPMALTKKIARKVGCWRSNEDEMLTCLKMSDPSGLTMAGKIDVLLLLGKGVVMDLLELAPVVDGDFIPDNPSRLFHNAARFDYMAGVNSMDGHFFAGVDVPNINTRNETTVSQVRGLLAGLTKEKGSAAVDSAFGIYSAHWGSAPEQAVVKKTVADIETDFLFLVPTQLALQLHANNSSGARTYSYLFNMKTRIPGFPAWVEAEHAEDLQYLFGKPFSMPLVYFPRHRDLSGYMIAYWTNFAKSGDPNSGNSKVPAPWPPFTKYHHPYLIINHKISKSSIGYDLRSDHVLYWRDTYSQLPSVHQEEEVCNLRQGS